AAAAAGTCGTGACAAGAGGAATCGCTACGATGATCAATCAGGAGAAATTTTAAAATAAGAAAGCCGGGCTTTTTCAAACCCGGCTTTCTCTGTATGTTACTAAAAAGACTTATTCTCCCTCGTTCTTTTTGTTTTGTACTTCTGAACGAATTTCCTGAGCCAAAGTTTTTAGCTCCTGCATACCTTTACGCACACGAGTACCAGCTGCCTGGTTTGCTTTATTGTAAAACTTATCAAAATCGCCTTCAAGCGACAGAATCAAATCTTTTACTTCATCAAATCTTGCCATGTTTTTATTTGGTTTTAGTTAAAATGCCTCTAACACGCTAAAAACGCATGTTTTGCCCGAAATTTAGTAATTAAAAGCATTACCGCAACCCAAAAAACAAAAAAAAACAACACTATAATGCAATTTATATTCAAAAATACATATAACTCATTCATATATAACAAGTTACGCTTAATAACTTTTTTCGGTTACATAAGAAAATAAAAGGACGTTTTAATTAAAAAACGTCCTTTTATTACAATGAGACATGATTTCAACTATTCAGCAACCTCCTGAACGTCTTCAATCTGATAAACTCTGTTCTTTAATTTGTCTGCCAAAGTTGTAAATGCATCAAGCGTATATTCCACATCTTCCAACGTATGTGAAGCAGTTGGAATAATGCGCAGCATAATCTGTCCTTTTGGTACCACCGGATAAACAACAATAGAACAAAACACTCCCATATTTTCACGAAGGTCACGAACCATACGTGTTACCTCAGGTACGCCGCCTTCACTGTGCAGGAAAACCGGCGTAACAGGTGATTCTGTTTCTCCAATATTAAATCCACGACTTCTAAGACCATTTTGCATGGCTTCTACATTTTCCCATAATTTGGAACGAAGCTCAGGCATCGTTTTAATCATTTCCAGTCTTTTTCTGCATCCTTCAACATATGGCATCGGCAAAGCCTTTGCGTAGGTTTGGGAACGCATGTTATATTTCAGGTACATGATAATTTCAGGATCATCAGACGCGATAAAAGCACCAATGGCAGCCATAGATTTTGCAAACGTCGAGAAGTATAAATCAACTTCACCTTGTACACCCAGCATTTCACCTACACCTGCACCTGTTTCACCCATTGTACCAAATCCGTGTGCATCATCAACAAGCAGACGGAATTCGTATTTTTTCTTTAATTCAACAATTGACTTCAAATCGCCAACTTTACCTGACATACCAAAAACGCCTTCGGTAATCACCAAAACACCACCACCTTTTTCATTAGCAGCTTTTGTTGCACGAACCAGGTTTTTTTCAAGACTAGCCATATCATTATGGTTAAACTTATAATACTGGCCCATTTTGGCTTTATGCAAGCGAATACCGTCAATCAGACAGGCATGTGATTCAGCATCATAAACAATTACATCGCGGTGATCGCAGATACATTCGATCGCAGACATAACGCCCTGATATCCGTAGTTCAATAAAAAAGCATCTTTTTTACCTACAAATTCGGCAAGTTCTTTTTCAAATACCTCATGTAATGTCGAATTACCAGACATCATACGCGCACCCATCGGATAAGCCAATCCCCACTTTGCCGCCGCTTCTGCGTCAACTTTACGTACTTCCGGATGATTTGCCAGTCCCAAATAATTATTAAGACTCCAGTTCAATACCTCACGCCCCATAAACCGCATCTTCGGTCCCAGATCACCTTCCAGCATGGGAAATGAAAAATAATGATGGCTATTCAGCATTTTA
The nucleotide sequence above comes from Dyadobacter subterraneus. Encoded proteins:
- a CDS encoding aminotransferase class I/II-fold pyridoxal phosphate-dependent enzyme, with amino-acid sequence MDIFEKLHNNSGPIGTPAKMLNSHHYFSFPMLEGDLGPKMRFMGREVLNWSLNNYLGLANHPEVRKVDAEAAAKWGLAYPMGARMMSGNSTLHEVFEKELAEFVGKKDAFLLNYGYQGVMSAIECICDHRDVIVYDAESHACLIDGIRLHKAKMGQYYKFNHNDMASLEKNLVRATKAANEKGGGVLVITEGVFGMSGKVGDLKSIVELKKKYEFRLLVDDAHGFGTMGETGAGVGEMLGVQGEVDLYFSTFAKSMAAIGAFIASDDPEIIMYLKYNMRSQTYAKALPMPYVEGCRKRLEMIKTMPELRSKLWENVEAMQNGLRSRGFNIGETESPVTPVFLHSEGGVPEVTRMVRDLRENMGVFCSIVVYPVVPKGQIMLRIIPTASHTLEDVEYTLDAFTTLADKLKNRVYQIEDVQEVAE
- a CDS encoding histone H1 yields the protein MARFDEVKDLILSLEGDFDKFYNKANQAAGTRVRKGMQELKTLAQEIRSEVQNKKNEGE